TACAATTGTTCTGCATCATTTTGTCCCTCCTTTCGTTTAGGGTCTGTTGTTTGGAGACAATTGATTCTACTGCGAAAGGAGGTTTTTATTAAGGATTAAGTTCAGGTAAATGCATTTTTCGGGTTAATTCTTCCGCAGGAACCCGCAAGGCAGGCGACACCACCGAAAACATCACCGCCGGAGTAATACCTATATGTATTAAGAAAAACATATAAGGAGGAACGAATGACGTTCATGAGACCCGTTGACATACAAAGGAAAATGAAAGTGAGCAGAACACATTTGTACGAGTTGATAAAACAAGGACTGTTTCCCAGGCCGGTCAAACCTTTTAAAAAGATGTCTCTCTGGAATGAG
This is a stretch of genomic DNA from Syntrophorhabdaceae bacterium. It encodes these proteins:
- a CDS encoding AlpA family phage regulatory protein; translation: MRPVDIQRKMKVSRTHLYELIKQGLFPRPVKPFKKMSLWNEAEVDRIMEAIYKRMDKKKIKELVSQIEQLRSN